In the Methylomonas rhizoryzae genome, one interval contains:
- a CDS encoding (Fe-S)-binding protein, producing MFDFMDMAFGQTSAMPAADGPYIPDAAECMRCGMCVSGCPTFRLFQIDEETPRRRIRTISKILVEKAEVSADELTHLNNCVQCRACEAICPSRMAYGRLFDQAQAALQIQPGGWGRWALRLIENKKARNRLQPLIALYLKSGLRRPLQKSGLLAAIGLADAEAITTMPTLVALKTVYPVAAPRGKVALFTGCVGEHYDRESLSAAIRILNAIGFEVLVPEQQGCCGAVHQHNGQAADALIANNLAAFANPDVDAVVHCATGCGAMLSEYPDEDPAAASFKQRLADVNDFVLQHWPEHLALAPLNAKAAVHEPCSQRNVLKNRQSVYALLGKIPGLEVSPLPDNQLCCGAGGSYMLSHPENAKQIRQMKVQAVSQTPADWLLSSNYACAAFLSVGAGRFCHPLSLIARQLPA from the coding sequence ATGTTCGACTTCATGGACATGGCATTCGGCCAAACGTCGGCGATGCCGGCTGCCGACGGCCCTTACATTCCCGACGCCGCCGAATGCATGCGCTGCGGCATGTGCGTCAGCGGCTGCCCCACCTTCCGCTTGTTTCAAATAGACGAAGAAACCCCGCGCCGACGCATCCGCACCATCAGCAAAATCCTGGTGGAAAAGGCCGAGGTATCCGCCGACGAATTAACCCACCTGAACAATTGCGTGCAATGCCGGGCCTGCGAAGCCATCTGTCCCAGCCGCATGGCCTACGGCCGATTGTTCGACCAAGCGCAAGCTGCATTGCAGATCCAGCCCGGCGGCTGGGGACGCTGGGCATTGCGCCTGATCGAGAACAAAAAGGCCCGAAACCGCTTGCAACCCTTGATTGCCTTGTATTTGAAATCCGGCCTGCGCCGGCCTTTGCAAAAATCCGGGCTACTGGCTGCCATCGGCTTGGCGGATGCGGAGGCCATCACCACGATGCCGACACTAGTCGCCTTGAAAACCGTCTATCCCGTTGCCGCACCGCGCGGCAAAGTAGCGTTGTTTACCGGCTGCGTAGGCGAACATTACGACCGGGAGAGCTTAAGCGCCGCCATTCGCATCTTGAATGCCATCGGTTTCGAGGTACTGGTGCCCGAGCAACAAGGCTGTTGCGGGGCGGTCCACCAACATAACGGCCAAGCCGCCGACGCGCTAATCGCCAACAATCTGGCCGCCTTCGCCAATCCGGACGTGGACGCGGTAGTGCATTGCGCCACCGGCTGCGGAGCCATGCTGAGCGAATATCCCGACGAAGACCCGGCCGCCGCCAGCTTCAAGCAACGCTTGGCCGATGTTAACGACTTCGTGCTACAGCATTGGCCCGAACACTTGGCCTTGGCGCCCCTCAATGCCAAGGCCGCGGTTCACGAACCCTGCTCGCAGCGCAACGTGCTGAAAAACCGGCAAAGCGTCTACGCTTTACTCGGCAAAATCCCCGGTCTGGAAGTCTCGCCGCTGCCGGATAACCAGCTTTGCTGCGGCGCCGGCGGCAGTTACATGCTGAGCCATCCGGAGAACGCCAAGCAGATTCGACAAATGAAAGTCCAAGCCGTCAGTCAAACCCCGGCCGACTGGCTGTTAAGCAGCAATTATGCCTGCGCGGCCTTTCTATCCGTCGGCGCCGGCCGCTTCTGCCATCCTCTATCCTTGATTGCCCGCCAGCTTCCCGCGTGA
- a CDS encoding VPLPA-CTERM sorting domain-containing protein has translation MQQSSTIKIVLAAALLGYAAVAAAAPEMRVSGRVELDGTFPPFDSFLSDTETGTPEFTRSAIEVSDQQTGVWEYLARVDSSVPKLQVAGSLTNSSDSTLGDIELGALNAFASYTDTITLTPNTSDPYLVTIDMVVDGDLQIDGSSSRAGAGLIITPLGQLQSFDFSNYTTTGIVHDVLTAQYQFSGEAVFDLNSNLQFTISQIDPGVTASGDFSNTAIINLLITTLNGDPLPAGTIEVSSASGFFDTAPVPVPASLPLFLAGLVGVFNVRRKA, from the coding sequence ATGCAGCAGTCATCAACCATTAAAATCGTTCTTGCCGCAGCGCTCCTCGGATACGCTGCCGTTGCTGCGGCGGCTCCGGAAATGCGCGTCAGCGGCCGCGTCGAGCTGGACGGCACATTTCCGCCGTTCGATTCTTTCTTGAGCGATACGGAAACCGGCACACCCGAATTCACCCGCTCAGCGATCGAAGTCAGCGATCAACAAACCGGGGTATGGGAATATCTGGCCCGCGTCGACAGCAGCGTGCCCAAGTTGCAAGTCGCCGGCTCGCTGACCAACAGTAGCGACAGCACGCTCGGCGACATCGAACTCGGCGCGCTGAATGCGTTCGCCAGTTACACCGACACCATTACCCTGACGCCGAACACCAGCGATCCCTATTTGGTCACCATCGACATGGTGGTAGACGGTGACCTGCAAATCGACGGCAGCAGCTCGCGGGCCGGCGCCGGCTTGATCATCACCCCGCTAGGCCAACTGCAATCCTTCGATTTCAGCAACTACACCACGACCGGCATCGTGCACGACGTCCTGACCGCGCAATATCAATTCAGCGGCGAAGCGGTGTTCGACCTAAATAGCAACCTGCAATTCACGATTTCGCAAATCGATCCCGGAGTCACCGCATCCGGCGACTTCAGCAACACCGCCATCATCAACTTGCTGATCACCACCCTGAACGGCGACCCGCTACCGGCCGGAACGATAGAGGTGAGCAGCGCATCCGGGTTCTTCGACACCGCCCCGGTGCCGGTGCCAGCCAGCTTGCCATTGTTCCTGGCCGGACTCGTCGGCGTGTTTAACGTCAGACGCAAGGCTTGA
- the tnpB gene encoding IS66 family insertion sequence element accessory protein TnpB (TnpB, as the term is used for proteins encoded by IS66 family insertion elements, is considered an accessory protein, since TnpC, encoded by a neighboring gene, is a DDE family transposase.), which translates to MRRGLDGLSAIMQHSPGHAPCAGSAVIFRNRTGNRLRVLLWNGSGVRLYQRRLHQGSFVPPKAHDAVFALDQTQLKTLHY; encoded by the coding sequence ATGCGGCGCGGCCTGGATGGTTTGTCGGCGATCATGCAGCACAGTCCGGGGCATGCGCCTTGCGCCGGCTCGGCTGTCATCTTCCGCAATCGAACCGGCAATCGCTTGCGCGTGCTGCTGTGGAATGGCAGTGGCGTCCGGTTATATCAGCGCCGATTGCATCAGGGCAGCTTTGTCCCGCCCAAGGCCCATGATGCGGTGTTTGCGCTCGATCAGACTCAACTCAAAACTCTGCATTATTAA
- a CDS encoding pentapeptide repeat-containing protein → MVIKPYTLFTLTLLTWNPSLSPAAELSREQLSALTAVGSPLKLANRDLSGLDLSGIDLQGADLFSANLDGVNLDGAKLHGANLNRAQLRKASLRNADLSNASLYAVVMDGADLTGANLAGSRVIGLLNGANLSQAGLAGADFGADMANQGMAPARVEMNNAVLTGADLRGVNLTHAVMAYVKLQNADLRGARLRWADLSGANLSGANLADADFNHANLDGAALHGAQGLTTATGLAASVGAKH, encoded by the coding sequence ATGGTCATTAAACCCTATACCCTGTTTACCCTCACCCTGCTGACGTGGAATCCGTCGTTATCTCCCGCCGCGGAACTGAGCCGCGAGCAACTTTCGGCACTGACCGCCGTCGGCTCCCCGTTGAAACTGGCTAATCGGGATTTATCCGGCCTGGACCTGTCCGGCATCGACTTGCAGGGCGCGGACCTGTTTTCCGCCAATCTGGACGGGGTCAATCTGGACGGGGCCAAACTGCATGGCGCGAATCTGAACCGGGCGCAATTGCGCAAGGCCAGTTTGCGTAATGCCGATTTGTCCAACGCCAGCCTGTACGCGGTGGTGATGGACGGCGCCGATTTGACCGGGGCCAATCTGGCAGGCAGCCGGGTAATCGGCTTGCTAAACGGCGCGAATCTGAGTCAAGCCGGCTTGGCCGGAGCCGATTTCGGCGCCGACATGGCCAATCAAGGCATGGCCCCTGCCAGGGTGGAAATGAACAATGCGGTGTTGACCGGGGCCGATCTGCGCGGGGTGAATTTGACCCATGCCGTCATGGCTTACGTCAAACTGCAAAACGCCGATCTGCGGGGCGCACGGCTACGCTGGGCGGATCTGTCCGGTGCGAACTTGTCGGGAGCCAATCTGGCCGACGCCGATTTCAACCATGCCAACCTGGATGGCGCGGCTTTACACGGTGCCCAAGGCTTGACCACCGCCACCGGGCTGGCAGCAAGCGTCGGCGCAAAACATTAA
- a CDS encoding choice-of-anchor I family protein: MKLLPLAAAIAAALVSAGAAAADFQWSHQWTFNHTAANGSNAMGSEIVAYDALNDRLWIAGTDANQANIGQGGIDVLDLSGNLVQSFSTAALGGINSVALSHGQAAVAITAPTKTDPGVVRFYDAADYSLQGSITVGANPDAVTYTPDGSRLLVANEGEPSSYSIGPAGDPEGSVSIIDTSTFAVQTAGFSGFNADADALTAAGVRLTGPNATVAQDLEPEYIAVSRDGSTAFATLQEANAVAIIDIASATVTDIKSMGLKDHSLPGNGLDASDRDGSGNNPLNGNIQNWNVQGLYMPDGIASFSQGGKQYYLTANEGDSRADWPGGNDEIRVGSADIDPALRTALDAAHGTDWQSNNDKLSRLTVSTSGDNDGDGDLDRLQVFGARSFSILDADGNMVFDSGDQLEQIIKAQFPSLWDDGRSDNKGPEPESAVVGKVDGRELLFLGLERSNAVMVWDLTDLSSIAFLDMLFTSGDVGPEGLIFFSNAQGSYLAVANEVSETTSLYKVSAVPLPGALWLFGSMFLTWLGLREKREA, from the coding sequence ATGAAACTACTTCCACTCGCCGCGGCAATTGCCGCGGCGCTGGTATCGGCCGGCGCCGCGGCCGCCGATTTTCAATGGTCGCACCAATGGACCTTCAACCACACCGCAGCCAACGGCTCCAATGCCATGGGTTCGGAAATCGTCGCCTACGATGCGCTTAACGACCGCTTGTGGATTGCCGGTACCGACGCCAATCAGGCCAACATCGGCCAAGGTGGCATCGACGTACTCGATTTATCCGGCAATCTGGTGCAAAGTTTTTCCACCGCCGCGCTGGGCGGCATCAATAGCGTGGCGCTGAGTCACGGCCAAGCCGCCGTCGCCATTACCGCGCCGACCAAGACCGACCCGGGCGTGGTGCGCTTTTACGACGCGGCCGATTATTCGTTGCAAGGCTCGATAACCGTCGGCGCCAACCCGGATGCGGTGACTTATACCCCGGACGGCAGCCGCCTGCTGGTCGCCAACGAAGGCGAACCGAGCAGCTATTCGATAGGTCCTGCCGGCGACCCGGAAGGCTCGGTCAGCATCATCGACACCTCGACCTTCGCGGTGCAAACCGCCGGTTTCTCCGGCTTTAACGCCGATGCCGACGCGCTGACAGCCGCCGGCGTGCGCTTGACCGGCCCCAATGCGACCGTGGCTCAGGACCTGGAACCGGAATACATCGCGGTCAGCCGGGATGGCAGCACAGCCTTCGCCACTCTGCAGGAAGCCAACGCGGTCGCCATCATCGACATCGCCAGCGCGACCGTCACCGACATCAAGTCCATGGGCCTGAAGGATCACAGCCTGCCCGGCAACGGTCTGGACGCCTCCGATCGTGACGGCAGCGGCAACAATCCGTTGAACGGCAACATTCAAAACTGGAACGTCCAAGGCCTGTACATGCCGGACGGCATCGCCAGCTTCAGCCAAGGCGGCAAACAATATTACCTAACCGCCAACGAAGGCGATTCGCGCGCGGATTGGCCGGGCGGCAATGATGAAATCAGAGTCGGCAGCGCCGACATAGACCCGGCTTTGCGCACCGCACTGGACGCCGCGCACGGCACCGATTGGCAAAGCAACAACGACAAATTGAGCCGGCTGACCGTATCCACCAGCGGCGACAACGACGGCGACGGCGATCTGGACCGGTTACAGGTATTCGGCGCCCGCTCCTTCTCGATTCTGGATGCCGACGGCAACATGGTATTCGACTCCGGCGACCAACTGGAACAAATCATCAAAGCCCAATTCCCCAGCCTGTGGGACGACGGCCGTAGCGACAACAAAGGTCCGGAACCGGAAAGCGCGGTAGTGGGCAAGGTGGACGGCCGCGAGTTGTTGTTTCTGGGCCTGGAGCGTTCTAACGCCGTGATGGTATGGGACTTGACCGACCTCAGCAGCATTGCATTCCTTGACATGCTGTTCACGTCCGGCGACGTCGGTCCGGAAGGCCTGATCTTCTTCAGCAATGCCCAAGGCAGCTACCTCGCCGTCGCCAACGAAGTCAGCGAAACCACCTCGCTGTACAAAGTCTCGGCGGTACCGCTGCCGGGCGCGCTGTGGCTGTTCGGCTCCATGTTCCTGACTTGGCTAGGCTTGCGCGAAAAACGCGAAGCTTGA
- the tatA gene encoding twin-arginine translocase TatA/TatE family subunit has product MSLGLSELLLVLAIVVVLFGTKKLRTVGSDLGGAIRGFRQAMHNDDKALPQTTDNAGSADKVSETVENRS; this is encoded by the coding sequence GTGAGTCTAGGACTATCCGAATTATTGTTGGTACTGGCGATTGTGGTCGTTCTTTTCGGCACGAAAAAGCTGCGCACTGTTGGCAGCGACCTGGGCGGGGCCATCCGCGGTTTCAGGCAGGCCATGCACAACGACGACAAGGCTTTACCCCAAACCACCGATAACGCCGGATCGGCCGACAAGGTGAGCGAAACGGTTGAAAACCGGTCCTGA
- a CDS encoding PhoX family protein, translated as MNDNDRNLTDFGDEPMSNHSDNPHFSSILERRLSRRDMLTGSLTVAVAGMFGASGLGNLAEAATSGFLPPTAGGNPSFALNPSLGFTAVPPTRSDTATVPAGYKVQTLAPWGTPLTGSYPAYKADGSNTGAEQEQQVGMHHDGMYYFPMANNPNAHGLLCVNHEYVDQYNLHQGGANNSVPRPEDQVRKEIAAHGISVIEVKKDEFSGEWKIVYGQYNRRITGNTPIEIRGPVRGSDFVKTKYSPNGTMTRGTLNNCANGYTPWGTYLTCEENWAGYFVNKTGLPREHSRYGVSTSNGRYRWESAQGDADQYIRFDASVKADSAVDDYRNEPNGQGWVVEIDPFNPNSTPKKRTAMGRIAHEGCIVAPPQLGQPVVFYCGDDSQNEYVYKFVTKARYSKHVNGNILDQGTLYVARFNEDGSGEWLPLDINDLAFQAAAFVKGVSFADQADVLVNTRLAADVVGATKMDRPEWGAVHPQTREVYMTMTNNASRNAGNIDAANPRGPNPYGHIIRWREQGNRSWATKFEWDIFVLGGTESDSQVLPEQGGPALTQDNIFASPDGLWIDQNGILWIQTDMSGSQQLSGPFGANQMLAANPISGEIKRFLVGPNDQEVTGVVSTPDGKNLFVNFQHPGDRSSAGTGFTSNWPDHGAVYRHPGEATVVADPAGPRPRSSTIVISREDGGVVGL; from the coding sequence ATGAATGATAACGATCGTAACCTGACGGACTTCGGCGACGAGCCGATGAGCAACCATTCCGACAACCCGCATTTTTCAAGCATTCTTGAAAGACGTTTGTCTCGCCGGGATATGCTGACCGGCAGTTTGACCGTAGCGGTGGCCGGCATGTTCGGCGCTTCCGGCTTAGGCAATTTAGCGGAAGCGGCTACCAGCGGCTTTCTGCCGCCGACCGCCGGCGGCAATCCGTCTTTCGCCTTGAACCCAAGCCTGGGTTTTACGGCGGTTCCGCCTACCCGTTCCGATACCGCTACCGTACCCGCCGGCTACAAAGTACAAACCCTAGCACCCTGGGGCACACCGTTGACCGGCAGCTATCCCGCCTATAAAGCCGACGGTAGCAATACGGGTGCCGAGCAGGAACAGCAAGTGGGCATGCATCACGACGGCATGTACTATTTTCCCATGGCCAATAATCCGAATGCCCACGGTTTGTTGTGCGTCAACCATGAGTACGTCGATCAGTACAACCTGCATCAAGGCGGTGCCAACAACAGCGTGCCGCGTCCTGAAGACCAAGTCAGAAAAGAAATTGCGGCCCACGGCATCAGCGTCATCGAAGTCAAGAAAGACGAATTCAGCGGCGAATGGAAAATTGTTTATGGTCAGTATAACCGCCGCATCACCGGCAACACGCCGATCGAAATTCGCGGTCCGGTCCGCGGCAGCGATTTCGTCAAAACCAAGTACAGCCCGAATGGCACCATGACCCGCGGCACCCTGAACAACTGCGCCAACGGCTACACGCCTTGGGGCACTTACCTGACCTGCGAGGAAAACTGGGCCGGCTATTTCGTCAACAAAACCGGCCTGCCGCGCGAACACAGCCGTTACGGCGTATCGACCAGTAACGGCCGTTACCGCTGGGAAAGCGCGCAAGGCGACGCCGACCAGTACATTCGTTTCGACGCTTCGGTGAAAGCGGACTCCGCTGTCGACGATTACCGCAACGAACCCAACGGTCAGGGCTGGGTCGTAGAGATCGATCCGTTCAATCCCAACAGCACGCCGAAAAAACGCACCGCCATGGGCCGTATTGCCCACGAAGGTTGCATCGTAGCGCCGCCGCAATTAGGTCAACCGGTCGTGTTCTATTGCGGTGACGACTCGCAAAACGAATACGTCTACAAATTCGTCACCAAGGCGCGCTATAGCAAACACGTCAACGGCAACATCCTCGACCAAGGTACCTTGTATGTGGCGCGCTTCAACGAAGACGGCAGCGGCGAATGGTTGCCTTTGGACATCAACGATTTGGCGTTCCAGGCTGCGGCGTTTGTCAAAGGCGTGAGCTTCGCCGATCAGGCCGACGTACTGGTCAACACCCGTCTAGCGGCCGACGTGGTCGGCGCCACCAAAATGGACAGACCGGAATGGGGCGCGGTGCATCCGCAAACCCGCGAAGTCTATATGACCATGACCAACAACGCCAGCCGCAACGCCGGCAACATCGACGCCGCCAATCCGCGCGGCCCTAATCCCTACGGCCACATCATCCGTTGGCGCGAGCAAGGCAACCGCTCGTGGGCCACCAAATTCGAGTGGGATATCTTCGTGTTGGGCGGCACCGAATCCGACAGCCAGGTGTTGCCGGAACAAGGCGGCCCCGCGCTGACTCAAGACAACATCTTCGCCAGTCCGGACGGACTGTGGATAGACCAAAACGGCATACTATGGATTCAGACCGACATGAGCGGTTCGCAGCAATTGTCCGGACCTTTCGGCGCCAACCAGATGCTGGCGGCTAATCCGATCAGCGGCGAAATCAAACGCTTTTTGGTCGGTCCTAACGATCAGGAAGTTACCGGAGTGGTCTCGACCCCGGACGGCAAAAACCTGTTCGTCAACTTCCAACATCCGGGCGATCGTTCCAGCGCCGGCACCGGCTTTACCAGTAACTGGCCGGATCACGGCGCCGTTTACCGTCACCCCGGCGAGGCGACGGTAGTTGCGGACCCTGCAGGCCCGCGCCCGCGTTCCTCGACCATCGTCATCAGCCGTGAAGACGGCGGCGTGGTTGGTTTATAA
- the nifA gene encoding nif-specific transcriptional activator NifA, whose translation MSDRLLLVESELDTLYLVSQVLNSTHDLRTKLKGILEILHKRSGLHFGMITLRDIDDDSMSICEIYGEGIDRSVRYQPGEGLVGAILDEGSTIVVERIADEPRFLSRLGVYNPDLPFIGSPLSIEQGEVVGILAAQPCVATFLGERARFLEMVANLIAHSVNMLRVMERKQNELTNERDFLKQALVKNYRFENIIGHSEPMLKVFDIIRQVAKWHTTVLIRGESGTGKEVVANAIHFNSTCANGPFLKLNCAALPDTLLESELFGHEKGAFSGAIGQRKGRFELADNGTLFLDEIGEISASFQAKLLRVLQEGEFERVGGVKTIKVNVRIIAATNRNLEQDVAEGSFREDLYYRLNVMPINMPPLRDRIEDIPDLANFLLNRISKQQGGRPLEIKESALRILMKHGWPGNVRELENRLERAAIMSANGVIDRDVIISTGLEDEIGVSRPQATVARVVNLHDSDMDERERVIAALEQCGWVQAKAARLLDMTPRQIAYRIQTLNISVKQI comes from the coding sequence ATGAGTGATCGTTTGCTTCTGGTCGAGTCGGAGCTGGATACCCTGTACCTTGTCAGTCAGGTTCTCAACAGCACTCACGATCTCAGGACCAAACTAAAAGGAATTCTGGAAATACTGCATAAGCGCTCGGGGCTGCACTTCGGCATGATCACCCTACGGGATATCGACGACGACAGCATGAGCATCTGCGAAATTTACGGGGAAGGCATAGACCGGTCGGTACGCTATCAACCCGGCGAAGGTTTGGTCGGCGCGATTTTGGACGAAGGCAGCACCATTGTGGTGGAACGCATAGCCGACGAGCCGCGCTTTCTTAGCCGGCTCGGCGTTTACAACCCGGATTTACCGTTCATCGGTTCGCCGTTATCGATAGAACAAGGCGAAGTTGTCGGCATTTTGGCGGCCCAACCCTGCGTGGCGACTTTTTTGGGCGAACGGGCGCGCTTCCTGGAGATGGTCGCAAACTTGATTGCACATAGCGTCAATATGCTGCGCGTCATGGAGCGCAAGCAAAACGAGTTGACTAACGAGCGCGATTTTTTAAAACAAGCCTTGGTGAAAAACTACCGGTTCGAAAACATCATCGGCCACTCCGAGCCGATGCTGAAAGTATTCGATATCATTCGCCAAGTCGCCAAGTGGCATACCACCGTTTTGATTCGCGGCGAATCCGGTACCGGTAAAGAGGTAGTTGCCAACGCGATTCACTTTAACTCCACCTGCGCGAACGGTCCGTTTTTAAAGCTGAATTGTGCCGCATTACCCGACACGTTGTTGGAATCGGAACTATTCGGCCACGAAAAAGGGGCATTCAGCGGGGCAATCGGTCAACGCAAAGGCCGCTTCGAACTAGCCGATAACGGCACCTTGTTTTTGGACGAAATCGGCGAAATCTCCGCCTCGTTTCAGGCCAAACTATTACGGGTATTGCAAGAAGGCGAGTTCGAGCGGGTCGGCGGCGTTAAAACCATCAAGGTCAACGTCCGCATCATTGCCGCGACCAACCGTAATCTGGAACAGGACGTCGCGGAAGGCTCGTTCCGCGAGGACTTGTATTACCGCTTGAATGTGATGCCGATTAACATGCCGCCGTTGCGCGACCGCATCGAAGATATTCCCGACCTTGCCAACTTCCTGCTGAATAGAATCTCCAAACAACAGGGTGGAAGGCCGCTGGAAATCAAGGAAAGCGCCTTGCGCATACTGATGAAACACGGTTGGCCCGGCAACGTCAGGGAGTTGGAGAATCGCCTGGAGCGTGCTGCCATCATGAGCGCGAACGGCGTCATCGACAGAGACGTCATCATTAGTACCGGTTTGGAAGACGAAATCGGGGTGAGCCGCCCTCAAGCTACTGTCGCGCGGGTGGTCAATCTACACGATAGCGACATGGACGAGCGTGAACGAGTCATCGCCGCTTTGGAACAATGCGGCTGGGTGCAAGCCAAAGCCGCCCGTTTGCTCGACATGACCCCGCGGCAAATCGCTTACAGGATTCAGACTCTGAATATCAGCGTCAAGCAAATCTAA
- the nifL gene encoding nitrogen fixation negative regulator NifL translates to MKNPPPKELEVSVGTELESALSPLIALAREEIVQLNSSKTLPFSLFVKAVEQAPVAISITDKKANILYINDAFTEVTGYRGDEILGENESKLSDKSTPRQVYYDLWHTISRKKVWNGRLINRRKQGERYLADLTIAPMLDENGAISHYIGMHRDVTQSHHVEQQLNNQKKLIESVINASPVAMVVLNSEHRIILDNQVYKMLISELGHAEPALFFLDALQQEMGDIWRAQDDGSRRGFANREVRVEGIGRRGTRWFACSGNWFSENDTQADKFFLPQTSDYLLLSINDITSQRRQQEKLQLQTLRNMMAEEEHIRSIRETLLGAMHKIRQPVNQINAAIQLMAQRNDSQHQPLKELLNQVHQMGEETLATLQRCVPEIPESAVIPVNLNQLLHEVVLLYSQKFLANGIVIDWLPNPILPSVLGAENKLRMLFKLLIDNAVNAINRTSCSERTIKIATATEKDWVCVTIADSGPGIPPEQRSKVFEPFFTTNPQHLGGVQAGMGLVMVREIVSQHGGMIEIDAAYLKGCCFNVSFPSHRYGEKVDIHE, encoded by the coding sequence ATGAAAAATCCACCGCCCAAAGAATTAGAAGTTAGCGTCGGTACCGAGCTTGAATCGGCACTTTCGCCCTTGATAGCGCTTGCCCGAGAAGAAATAGTCCAACTCAATTCGTCAAAAACCTTGCCGTTTTCTTTGTTCGTTAAAGCCGTAGAGCAGGCACCGGTGGCGATTTCCATTACCGATAAAAAAGCCAACATCCTATACATCAACGACGCGTTCACTGAGGTGACCGGATACCGGGGTGACGAAATATTGGGCGAGAACGAATCGAAACTATCGGATAAATCCACGCCGCGCCAGGTGTATTACGATTTGTGGCACACCATATCCAGGAAGAAAGTCTGGAACGGCCGCCTGATTAATCGGCGCAAGCAAGGCGAACGTTATTTGGCCGATCTGACTATCGCCCCGATGTTGGACGAAAACGGGGCGATCAGTCATTACATTGGCATGCACCGCGACGTGACGCAAAGCCACCACGTCGAGCAACAGCTGAACAACCAAAAGAAGCTGATCGAGTCGGTGATTAACGCTTCGCCGGTGGCCATGGTGGTGTTGAACAGCGAGCACCGCATCATCCTGGACAACCAAGTCTATAAAATGCTGATCAGCGAATTAGGCCACGCCGAACCGGCGTTGTTCTTTCTGGATGCGCTGCAACAAGAGATGGGCGACATCTGGCGGGCGCAAGACGACGGCAGCCGGCGCGGATTTGCCAATCGCGAAGTGAGGGTGGAAGGCATCGGCCGGCGCGGCACCCGCTGGTTTGCCTGTTCCGGCAATTGGTTTAGCGAAAACGATACTCAGGCCGACAAATTCTTTCTACCGCAAACCAGCGACTATCTACTCCTCAGTATCAACGACATCACCTCACAACGTCGGCAGCAAGAAAAACTGCAATTGCAGACCTTGCGCAACATGATGGCGGAGGAAGAACATATCCGCAGCATCCGTGAAACCCTGCTCGGGGCGATGCATAAGATTCGGCAGCCGGTGAATCAGATCAACGCCGCGATTCAATTGATGGCGCAACGCAACGACAGTCAGCATCAACCGCTGAAAGAATTATTGAATCAAGTGCACCAGATGGGCGAAGAAACCTTGGCGACTCTGCAACGTTGCGTACCCGAGATTCCCGAATCGGCGGTGATTCCTGTCAATTTGAACCAACTGTTACACGAAGTGGTTTTACTATACAGTCAGAAGTTTCTAGCGAACGGCATTGTGATCGATTGGCTGCCCAATCCCATCTTGCCTTCGGTGCTGGGAGCGGAGAATAAATTACGTATGTTGTTCAAATTGCTGATCGATAATGCCGTCAACGCCATTAACCGGACAAGCTGTAGCGAGCGCACCATCAAAATTGCCACCGCAACCGAAAAAGATTGGGTTTGCGTGACCATTGCCGACAGCGGACCCGGTATTCCGCCCGAACAACGCAGCAAAGTGTTCGAGCCGTTTTTTACCACCAATCCTCAACACCTGGGCGGCGTACAAGCCGGCATGGGCTTGGTGATGGTGCGGGAAATCGTGAGCCAGCACGGCGGGATGATTGAAATAGATGCTGCTTATTTAAAAGGCTGTTGTTTTAACGTCAGTTTTCCTAGCCATCGTTACGGAGAGAAGGTGGACATTCATGAGTGA